The Colias croceus chromosome W, ilColCroc2.1 genome contains a region encoding:
- the LOC123704863 gene encoding uncharacterized protein LOC123704863: protein MFQASSSNNGGSSAAMACIATVSVDNQLVNVDDQLVIVDDPKLSNLKPIVLVNKGIPPKYDPKLNSLKPKVLIQNIRDPKLTTLTPVVCITKLPDIRIVGKKRGRPAKYNKSKAHKQNNINVDSDSSSVNSVEVERKRGRPGRRSIDANSHLKAVTKYNEKHPEVHRQAVKKYNESNPDIHRQASQKFSQSNPEVNRQAVQKYSQSNPEVNRQAVQKYSQSNPEVNKQAVDSALGVSHGFQHPTTGVSFLKIQGRVYHRVFDLAYSETTNPAGLYIYDNSERESLATNLNLDLTVIRSITNFLHNHNPYIECFKRLSQEPSDHAHLIFEHTTRRTHGNILGDMPLGNEIAAIISNEQERYIPRAIAIWKIGDKKPHTVDIMHPLYETFQYPLLYPHGNPGWFPNKTDNNGAKLTQNKYVRCLLLSEPRFNDFNRLSEEWLVDMQCRILEERLRYLYNIQKGNTDNALRSAPLREVESVLQQISVDETIRGEGGVVPGRVYLPSSYTGGPRYMKQKYMDAMAVVNRLGLPSFLLTLTCNPKWPEIQNSTTGHHNTPSICARVFNIKLQQLLRDLRTGVWFGKIVYILYVIEFQKRGLPHAHICFAVEGGGPVHGTDVDKFIRADIPDASEVDGKLRKAVLDYMVHGPCGPPHRTDLKCWDSEKKKCTSYFPKPETEVTYCNDKGFINLKRNSKNTATIKYRGRDIEISDLWIVPYNAALLLRYDCHLNLESVSTRTVIKYLFKYMTKGPDEARVAIVPEELKNNEIEQYVTKRYIGSGEAAWRVFEFDVTGREPTVKMLDVHLENHQSIFFKAGNEARAVQNSGSDLVTYFNRPLGEEFDSLTYLDFYERYIVHSSPPSTKNTTIYNMTNGKFLTKRQRGEIVTRLFWVAPNRGEQFYLRLLLASHPCRSYRDLYNLGGPNCNTFQEAAKAVGIANDEAEYEIAMQEASCFLTGPRLRNFFVLLAVNGVAVATLWEKFKNELAEDILNRVNNDTDRAYTQALVQIDRLLRKHGSCLLEQGLPDAHDDTTELGREKALHDADGLREFVDVWTPKLSHDQRQVFEYVQNLLTDDGFRNSNESAIYIDGPAGTGKTLLLNTIAAYVRGVLNGVVLCTASSGIAAQNYDGGMTAHSMFRYPLSAIDDLGYWYVTNGTQRAELILHSDLIIYDEAPMPPPSLQARRSANAKRLRAPHSPLRQSRSCARRGAPPARPRLAAERARSRAAPPDTGPVPSADPFLPLD, encoded by the exons TTAGTGTAGACAACCAATTAGTTAATGTAGACGACCAATTAGTTATTGTAGACGACCctaaattgtctaatttaaaACCGATAGTTTTAGTTAATAAAGGTATACCTCCAAAATATGACCCTAAATTAAATTCCCTAAAACcaaaagttttaattcaaaatattcgcGACCCTAAATTAACAACACTGACACCCGTTGTCTGCATAACAAAATTACCCGACATTAGGATCGTAGGTAAAAAACGCGGTAGACCggctaaatataataaatctaaagcacacaaacaaaacaatataaacgTAGATTCAGATAGTTCATCAGTAAATTCAGTAGAAGTAGAACGTAAGAGGGGACGACCAGGTAGGCGATCTATAGATGCAAATTCTCATTTAAAAGcggtcacaaaatataatgaaaaacatcCCGAAGTTCATAGGCAGgcagttaaaaaatataacgagAGCAATCCCGATATTCATAGGCAGGCCAGTCAAAAGTTCAGTCAAAGTAATCCAGAAGTTAATAGGCAAGCCGTTCAAAAGTATAGTCAAAGTAACCCAGAGGTTAATAGGCAAGCGGTTCAAAAGTATAGTCAAAGTAACCCAGAGGTTAATAAGCAAGCAGTAGATAG TGCGTTAGGAGTTTCACACGGATTTCAACATCCGACAACGGGggtatcatttttaaaaattcaagggAGGGTTTATCACAGAGTTTTCGATCTTGCGTACTCAGAAACTACTAACCCGGCTGGACTTTACATCTATGATAACAGTGAGCGAGAGAGCCTCgctacaaatttaaatttagatttaacaGTCATTCGATCGATTACAAATTTCTTGCATAATCACAACCCTTATATAGAGTGCTTCAAGCGGCTGAGCCAAGAACCATCCGACCACGCACACCTCATTTTTGAGCACACCACACGACGCACACATGGCAACATTCTCGGTGATATGCCTTTAGGCAACGAGATTGCTGCCATTATAAGCAATGAGCAGGAACGTTACATTCCTCGCGCCATTGCAATCTGGAAAATTGGAGACAAAAAGCCTCACACAGTAGATATAATGCACCCCTTATATGAAACTTTTCAATATCCATTATTGTATCCGCACGGTAACCCTGGATGGTTTCCTAACAAAACGGACAATAATGGAGCAAAACTAACCCAGAACAAATATGTTAGATGTCTCCTTCTGAGCGAACCCCGTTTCAACGATTTTAATCGTTTGTCTGAAGAGTGGTTAGTTGATATGCAATGTAGGATTTTAGAAGAAAGACTTCGTTACCTGTATAACATCCAAAAAGGTAACACGGATAATGCTCTCCGTTCCGCTCCATTAAGAGAAGTAGAGTCAGTTTTACAGCAGATAAGTGTAGATGAGACTATTCGAGGAGAGGGTGGGGTAGTGCCTGGTAGAGTCTACTTGCCAAGTAGTTACACGGGGGGGCCTAGATATATGAAGCAAAAGTATATGGATGCTATGGCAGTAGTTAACAGATTAGGATTGCCATCTTTTCTTTTAACTTTAACTTGCAATCCCAAATGGCCtgaaatacaaaattcaacaacagGTCATCATAATACTCCTTCAATTTGTGCTAgagtttttaacattaaattacaGCAACTTTTGAGGGATCTTCGCACAGGGGTTTGGTTTggtaaaattgtttatattttatatgtaatagaGTTCCAAAAACGGGGATTACCACACGCTCATATCTGTTTTGCAGTCGAGGGTGGTGGCCCCGTTCACGGTACTGATgtagataaatttattagagCAGATATTCCTGACGCTTCAGAAGTTGATGGAAAATTAAGGAAAGCAGTTTTAGATTACATGGTACATGGTCCGTGCGGTCCGCCGCATAGGACAGATTTAAAATGTTgggatagtgaaaaaaaaaaatgtacaagcTATTTCCCAAAACCAGAGACAGAAGTCACATATTGTAATGATAAAGGGTTTATTAACTTAAAGCGTAACAGTAAGAATACAGCCACTATTAAATACAGAGGGAGGGATATAGAAATTAGTGATTTGTGGATAGTACCATACAACGCTGCACTTCTTCTTAGATATGATTgccatttaaatttagaatcaGTGTCTACTCGAACAGTCATTAAATATCTCTTTAAATATATGACTAAAGGTCCAGACGAGGCTCGAGTCGCCATTGTTCCGgaagaactaaaaaataacgaaatagAACAGTACGTCACAAAACGATACATCGGTTCTGGTGAGGCTGCTTGGAGAGTTTTTGAGTTTGACGTCACGGGACGTGAGCCCACTGTAAAGATGTTAGACGTTCACTTAGAAAATCAccaatctattttttttaaggcGGGAAATGAAGCGCGTGCCGTTCAAAATTCGGGTTCGGATCTCGTCACGTACTTTAATCGTCCCCTCGGTGAAGAATTCGATAGTTTAacatatttagatttttacgAGAGGTACATCGTTCATTCCAGCCCCCCctcaacaaaaaatacaaccatttataatatgaccAACGGTAAATTTTTGACGAAAAGACAGAGGGGAGAAATAGTGACGCGTTTATTTTGGGTCGCGCCCAACAGAGgtgaacaattttatttaagattaCTGTTAGCTTCACACCCCTGCCGTAGTTACAGGGATCTTTATAACTTGGGTGGTCCAAATTGTAACACATTCCAGGAGGCCGCTAAAGCCGTTGGTATCGCCAACGATGAAGCCGAATACGAGATAGCTATGCAGGAAGCTTCATGTTTTTTGACCGGACCACGCCTGCGTAACTTTTTCGTATTATTGGCTGTTAATGGGGTAGCAGTAGCGACACTGTgggaaaaatttaaaaatgagttAGCTGAAGATATACTTAACCGCGTAAATAACGATACGGATAGAGCGTACACCCAGGCCTTGGTTCAAATTGACCGTCTATTGCGAAAACATGGTTCGTGTTTGTTAGAGCAAGGTTTGCCTGACGCGCACGATGACACCACCGAACTAGGTCGTGAGAAGGCTCTACACGATGCAGACGGGTTACGCGAATTTGTGGATGTTTGGACGCCCAAGCTGTCTCATGACCAGCGGCAAGTGTTCGAATATGTGCAAAATTTGCTCACTGATGATGGTTTTCGCAATAGTAACGAAAGTGCTATTTATATAGACGGTCCGGCAGGCACTGGTAAAACGTTGCTATTAAATACGATAGCAGCGTACGTGAGGGGCGTACTCAATGGTGTAGTTTTGTGCACAGCGAGTTCCGGTATTGCCGCGCAGAACTATGACGGCGGTATGACTGCGCATAGTATGTTTAGGTATCCATTAAGCGCTATTGACGATTTAGGGTATTGGTACGTAACAAACGGAACCCAGAGAGCTGAACTCATACTACACTccgatttaattatttacgacGAAGCGCCGATG CCACCACCATCACTGCAGGCGCGACGCAGCGCCAATGCAAAGCGACTTAGGGCACCGCACTCACCTCTGCGCCAGAGCCGCTCCTGCGCCCGCCGCGGCGCGCCGCCGGCCCGGCCACGTCTCGCCGCCGAGCGAGCCCGCTCGCGCGCAGCTCCGCCCGACACCGGCCCGGTACCGTCCGCGGATCCATTCCTTCCGTTGGACTAA